Part of the Zygotorulaspora mrakii chromosome 2, complete sequence genome, TATTATTCCTGTTCAAATCTCTCGCAAAAACTATGATATACGACACACAAATGGCATAAATATAGGGAATGCCTCAAAGCTTTGATCGACAGATAGGCTAATATTTAATCCTTCTTTTATGGAAAAGTCAAATGAGATTGGAAGACAATGACTgcgtttttcttttcaaccGTTAGATTATAGATGAGAATCAGCCGCTATTTCGAacttttgttgattttttaaaCTGCTCTTTCGCTCGTTCCTCGTCGATGCGTTCctaatattttttaatcAGGTCAGTTTCCGAATGGTGTGagattattttttaaagtttttttttctgttcagAAAGAAGGAATAACTCATTCCCTTGCAAAAACAGCGCGTGgcagaataaaaaaaatacttcGATGGGATGCCACTAATCCTGACTATTGTAAACTTTGGCGGCAAGTATTTAGTCTTACTTTTCTGCACAATACTTTTTGAAGCTACACCTTTGCGGACAGGGAATAATATGGCGTGATGAAGTGACTTTCGTGTGCAGAAAGTTCAGTGTTTACCACTTCGAATAAATGCGTTTAGATATGCATGAAACATGAACGGACCTCGAGCGCGGATCTCGTATCTGGCTGATTTTTGTCCAATCAATCGCCTAATACTTAAGCACGATatattaaaatattttgggCTGTGCAGGAGTCGCAGATAGAGGCCAGGCCCTTGTGCACTTTCTGCAAACAAGACCATCTTGCAGCTATCTCAACAGTTCAATATGAATGTGAGGAAATGCAGGCATTCTCAAATTCCACATCCACCTTTACTAAGTATGGGAGATCAAAGTGAGGTTGCATTGCTAATTATCGTTTAGCACATGTTCATAGAGTTGTAATTCGCACAAGCTGCGAACAGACTCATCAATGTATGCGTGAGCTAGTGGAAAATTTGGGGCATTTCTAAGTTTTACTCTGCTCAGGAGCAATGTAGCTCTTCAAATCAAGTCTTTAAATTGTAAAGGGCATTGAAACGATCGAAATATAAAGACAGCACTCGTAAAGGTAGGCGGTGATTTTCACTGCCAGTATTTTTGGGAGTTGCTTTGTTGTTTTCTTAATGCATCCGAATGCTGTTCGATGAAGTCGGGGATAGTTACCAGCTTCTCAGGGCTGGGTTCAAtgtgaagaaattgcataGCAAGAAATGAATGTTGTTCCATTGCTTTTGAGCAGCATTATTGTCAGCACATTGAGTTAGGGACTCCGGGAACTCAAAAGctcactttttttttgttacaATGCTTAACATTGTGGCTGTACACTTTAGCCTTCAAGCTCACGAGCAAAGATGCAGGTTCATGCCACGTTCCTGCGTCTTCACTGTATCTTCAAGGCATAGTCGGCAGTTAGCCGCTGATGTCAGAAGGAAGCCAGCGGCTTCAAGCAGAGAGATCTCGAACCTCTTGAATAGGAGCAGTTTCCTCATTACAGTTTCTGTGCTCCGATCCCTCACTCTACCTCTCAAACCCCTGCATTTCAATATCGAATTATCGTTGCACTTTTGCCGCCATTCTAAATCAACCGTAGGTTTGCATGATATCATCTGTGTACTTCGCCGATCTGTAAAACTGACAGGCACATATCAACTTGAAGGTACTAGAGTCCAAAGTAGCGttattcatcatcactatATTCGCAACGTAGTATAATGCTCTTAATTCAATATGAACTCATCATGGTCCTTTCGAGAGTTATTTAATATTCACATAATCGCGTTATACGTCGCATTCGCGGAAGGGTAACCGCGTTTAGGTTTGTTTTCGTTCTCTGAAACGTAAACAATACACTTCACCATGTCATTAACACTTCAAGACGTTTTTGGTGTCTGTATTCGGTGATTAGACACTGAAGATACCTGCATCAGCTAATCCTTCAAACTACTATACGTAATAACCTGATATGACTGCATCTAAGACTAACAAGGATATTTTCACACTTTTTGACAAGAAGGGCCAGAGCTCGATATCAAGACAATCGTTTGGAGACTACTTGAGAGCGATAGGCTACAATCCCACCAATCAGCAAACTGAAAAGATTCTGGCGAATGCCAATGCTCCAGACCAACTATCATTAGAGCTCATCGATCAGTTAATACAGTCGAATGAGAAGGAGTTAAATGCCACCACAACAGGCAAAGTTGACGATTTTATAAA contains:
- the MLC1 gene encoding Mlc1p (similar to Saccharomyces cerevisiae MLC1 (YGL106W); ancestral locus Anc_6.151); the encoded protein is MTASKTNKDIFTLFDKKGQSSISRQSFGDYLRAIGYNPTNQQTEKILANANAPDQLSLELIDQLIQSNEKELNATTTGKVDDFIKAFQVFDKENTGKVSVGDIRYMLTSLGEKLSDDEVDELLKGVEIDSEGGVDYKKFIEDILRQ